GCATACAATACACGACACTTGCCAAGACTGTCGAACACATTGTCGGATTGATTACCCCCGCCCAAATGAATCTCTTAGGTGGCATTCTGACAGAACTAACGCTTGACACCTGGCTATCGTACAACTAAAACTTAATTCATAAACCCAATTAATGGACCATATTTTTCTGTACGTCTGACTCCGGGGATTGCCAAAATTTGACTCCATCCTATTTTGGATGTGACATCAGATCCATCAACTTTTGACAAAAAGACAGACCGCGAATTTTTATcgcttatttttattattgtgatttttttatttaataattaaataaatattttttaataatattataaattttttattttttaaaacatatttaaatgtgtaaaaatattacatataaaaaaatacaaaaaaataaaaatctcaaaaccacTAATAATAGCTTCAATAACTGGGAGGGACGGCTGTAGTGCCACTCATTAATTATAGCCGCACAAAGATACGTCTTGATTCAAGCTAAATTGTGAGAAGAGAGTCTTTTTTTATACGAAGAAAAATAGTCATTAATTTGATGATGATCTGTCacgtaaatataaattaataatcagCAAGTACGCCAAATTTGTTTTCTCAGTTCAAGCATTTCGCTTTCTGGGCTGACGTTGATATTTTGTGAGCAGGCATGAAAACGCGGACTCAAGATATCATGATCATGAACGTTAGTAACAAATTAAACACAGCAAACTAGAGTCTAGACACAAGATATAGATCAAGCTGCATGCATGGGGTGAGTCATCTAAATCTGACATCGATCGATGTTGCTCATTCTACGTTAATTTCCGGACTCCCAAAGTTAAGGGCCACATTAATAGGTAAAGCATGCAGGAAGCAGTCGACACTTGGACCAATATCTCCTTGATCAAGATGATAGAGATCTGTctaggaagaagaaattaagCAAAATGGGAATTAGAGCTACTAGtttgttttttgagatgaaatgagataagttaaaataaaagttaaataaaatattattaaaatatatttttttaatattatttttattttgatatttaaaaaattaaattaaaatttaaaaaaattgaattatttattatattttgtgtaaaaataaaaataataattaaatcagataagttgagataaattatgaaaataaagaagttttaaagacttcgtttgttttcaaaaaatttcttaattcatctcatctaatcattataatttttttaaattttaatatagaataaaataaataatttaatttttttaaattttaaaataaaaataatattaaaaaatatatttttataattttttatttaattttttaattttaatctatgtgaaaacaaatgacGTCTTATTTGATCTGTTTTTGGTTCTTGATGGCCGGGAAGCGTACGTATGAAAGGAAGAAATTTGGATTGTTGTtttattctgaaaataaagatGTACGGCGGCACATATAGATCCCTAGCTGATCTCAGACATCCTAATTGTCAGACGATCGATAAAGAAAGGCATGCACGCATGCAGATTAAGGATTTGGTCGGTCCGGTGAAGTTGACATTTCCAGAAGGCAGCACAGACAATGACTTTGCTTACCCGTCAGAACTTCAAACAGCAACGATGTTGATGTTTTAGCAATTAAgcgtaaaaatattttatttcatctttttattataatttttatataaaatataataaataatttaatttttaaaattttaaaataataataatattaaaaaataatattttaaaatattttatttaatttttaaattttatttaaaattatcttatctcacctCACTTTTCAAATTATATCTAAATCTAATAGATTCTAACGTCATAGAAATTGGTGAAATTCAAATTGCTGAATGCATGGGGAAACGTTGAAGTTGTTTCATTCCaagatgaattttgaattttctgttcttttctttttagtttccTTGACTTTAAAGCATACAAAGTTCATGCTTGTCTGGGTGGTtaaccttttttatttctttgttgccATTTTGACTGACTTTAAGGTGTGTTGGGATGTTAAagtaaattgaattgagatgataaaatattattagaatattattttttaatattattattattttaagatttgaaaaagttgaattgtttattatattttatgttgagatttgaaaaaattataatgatgaattgagatgagttgagagtaattGAATTGTTCCAAACCATGCATGTAGaagattacacaaaatataaaagaatataattaaatccATCGCTTATTTTGAATGTAGAATAAACACACGTCAAGAATCTTTTAATTTGGTTCATGAGGAAATcgagtcatttttttttcatttaacttGTGGATCTAATTATTTTCGATATGATgaaaatttctcatattttatgaaaaataaataaataaataaatagaacttaattaatttctttgagTATTAATATGGCTTTTACTTTGCAGCAGCAGGTGGTCTATTCTAATTAATGGTACTTCTGTCAAGGCTTGTAGTCCGACCCATAATGGTTGAAGGATTTGTGGAGTTTAAAAGAGTAAGGCCATTTTGGCCCAATGATTATGCCCCAaccaaaaaataacaacaaaagtaaaaataaaaaataaagaaaaaagaaaacaaacatgtCGGACTAGAAAGAGACCAGCGTGAAATGTAAAACACGTACCAACGGAGAACAAAAGAACCACAACCCCACCCACATAAGGTGTTGTCGTAAGGGTTTAATCGAttcaattttagataaaatttaagatcaaattAGTATGtatcgattttatatttttaaaaatcgattaAGTACAATTATCCTCTTAAATCGATACTTCCAGTTTTATCGATTCTGGTCTAGTTTAGTcctgttttaataaaatataaatttatcataaaaaatcattgctttaaaaaaatctattttattaaaaatatgttactatttataaaaatttactttataaaaaaaatatgttatgtaaaaaaattaaaaaatcttctataaaaaaccttctataaaacaaataaaaaaactgatataaaatgttattaatatatatatattttatgtttaaacatatgttataaattataataacattatcttatatataattataatttatattattatatataaattttatataatattaaaatattatatataatattaaaaaattaatttaaactatataatatagtgaatcGGGTCTGGTCCGGTCCTAAAAAGCataaaaccggaaccggacatGTACCAGCCAATTTTGGAATTAAGAGAATCGGTCCCAAACCAGACTGGTccaaaaccggtccggttccacCGGTTTGGACCGGTCCCGTCCAATTAGTTTTTACATCCCTAGGTGCTGATATGGGTTCTGAATTCATTTCTCCATCCCAGTAGTCTCCCTTCTCCCTTCCCAAGCCTTATAAGTCATTATGCTATAACTTTTCTTGAGACTGGCAGCCATAGTCACAGGTCACTCCAAGCAGAGACCAACGTGAGCCAAATCTATCTTTTCGATTTTATTTGTGTTAGGTAGATTTTGGTTAAATCTTTATTTTGGTGTGATATTTTGGCCGGATCAGGGAAGGGCAGCTACCCGCCCTAAGGCCTGGCTAGATCTGAATATTTTGCAATAATTTTAGAGGTCTCCAACCTCCACCTTTAATACCTTGgattattctaattaaattgttcgcatattaataaaaaaaaaaaaggtaccaaAGACGACGGAATCTATCAAGTTGTACTCTAAGCAGCGGATTGACATAGATCATGCTTGAAAAGTAATGTAACAATCGAGAATTTGAAAGATCACTCGGAGCAGGAACTTATGGTAGGAGAATGAACCAGGGGTTCGGGTCTGGGGATGCCCCCTCACTTACCCAGTCATAACGCCAAGCACAAACCTAGAACAAACTCTTATTTAAAACTTCGAGCTAAGTGGTTCAAGCATATAACAGATAAACAAAAAGGCTGCCTGCAAGGCTGCTCTACTAAATCGCAGTCTCAGTAAAAATGTGGCATgttttcattaaatgaaaaacttAAGAGCAGTGACCCTAGCCTACACTTTGATAGCATACTTCCTCAACGGAAAGTACATATCCTTCTTCTTCTCGCGTTCTGTCTTCAGAGATGCCTGCACAAATAGGAAGAAAACAGCATGCCACATAAGATCATTGGGTTTAGAGAATCCAAATGTTTGACATCAGCCGCACCAAACAGGGCAAGCAAACAGAAAAAGCCTTTCCAATAGATGATCCTTGTGTACTGGAATTTGAAGTTAGCGAAACAACCGTGCAACTGGAAAATATAAAGAAGTTTCCCAGGTTCTAAAATTACATTAGTAACAGAAACGGTAAAAAGAAGCTTTCTTTAAAGTTTATGGAGCTTCACTTAAAATTCAGCAGTAGTCACCATCAACCCATCACCTAGAATATGACAACAACCATATTTCAAGAATTCAAAAGTTACTATACACAAAAAGCTATATAGGCAATCATTAGCATCCATACCTTTGATTATGGTTAACTAACTTTAAATCTTGGAAGCCAATCGAATTATGTACAAAATTCTTGGCAATCATTTTCACAGATGCACAAAATTAGAGAACTAGGTCAATGAAACTGGTCCCCAGTAATTATGCATAGCTACAGGCATGTTTCATTAGCATTTCATCATCTAAAGTGCTAGTACTCTTTGAATCATTTCTTTCTTACataggtaaaaaatattttgttaatactAATAGAGGAATATACATAGCCCATCCCATTAATACTAATAGAGGAATATACGTAGCCCATCCCAAGTACTCacgatgtatacaagagaaaacacctagttaGGACCTCTTTCCACCTTTAAAGCCACTTTAACCAATTTTCTTGTCTCAAGCCTAACTATTGGTAATTAAGGCATTGTTTGGATACCaaaaacatctcaactcatctcatctaatcattacaagtttcccaaaaccaatataataaacaattcaactttttcaaatccgaaaataaaaataatattaataaataatattctaacaatattttatttatttttcatctcaactcactatccaaaccttccCGTCTCTCGTGAATGTTTATCATACTCTCCTTTTCCACTTTCAATTCATCCATCCAAAGCAGCAACAACCACAATCCCTCACTGAACATTTTAGTTCGTACTACACGTCTATTCCACCACCTAAGAATTTATCCCTCAAACATTTATCAATTGGAAGTTACAATCCAAGTCTGATTGTACCAAGCATCaagcataaaaaatgtactttaattccAGTCTCTCATTTGCAACGTAGTCATGCAGGTTGCACAACCTTAACCAATCTCTAATCAACATATATAGGGGCCAATTTAGAGTCCTCTTTTTCATGAACAATATCCATTTTTGTCGGGttatctcaaaatcaaaccgcgaacaaaaacttaaaaaacaagaaaacatatcTGGGAGGAAAATAGAAACCTGGTGCTTGGTAAGACGTCTGCGGATGGCCCGGGTTTTCTTGGGACGGAGATCGAGGGGCAggaacttcttcttcttgtagGCCTCCCTAAGAGCAGCTTTCTGTTTCTGGGATATCACCGTCAACACCTGCGCT
This genomic interval from Juglans regia cultivar Chandler chromosome 3, Walnut 2.0, whole genome shotgun sequence contains the following:
- the LOC109006384 gene encoding 60S ribosomal protein L35-like, with the translated sequence MARIKVHELRNKSKVDLLAQLKDLKAELALLRVAKVTGGAPNKLSKIKVVRLGIAQVLTVISQKQKAALREAYKKKKFLPLDLRPKKTRAIRRRLTKHQASLKTEREKKKDMYFPLRKYAIKV